The nucleotide window GCCGACGAGGCGGCGCGTCTGGCGAGGCGGCGCGGCTGATGCGGCGGCGCGGCGCTGCTGACGGGGCGGCTCTCAGGTCGCCCACCACTCGCCGTCCGGGCGCGGATCCACCGCGTCGTAGAGCTCGCGGAACCGCTCGGGGGCGGCGGTGTGGATCGGGACGAGCGACTTCGGCATCAGCGTCTCGGCGAGCCGCCGCAGGTCGCGGGGCGCGGCGTGGCCCGAGGTGTGGAGGTCCTCGCGCCGCATTCCGCGGCGGGCGATCAGCTCGAGCGTCGCCGCGCCGCGGCCGTCCTCGAGATAGCCGCGCCACTGCGACCAGACCAGGGTCGCGCCGCGCAGCAGGCCGCGCCGTTCCAGCGCCGCGACGACGCCGGGGCGGAAGAGGAGCGCGAAGCGCCGCGGCGCGGCGGCGATCTCGTCGGCGGAGACGCGCGCCGCGGCGTCCACGCCGAGCGCCGCGGCCTGTCGGCGCTGCGCGTCGGGGACGAAGACGCGATAGTTCGAGTGGCCGGCGTGGGGCACGCTCGCGCGGCCGACGGCCCGCGCGATCGCCTCGCCGTAGACGTCGGTCACGAAGACGCGGCGGGCGGCGATCGTCGCCGCGCGATAGGCGGTGACCCAGCGGTCCACGTTCTGCGGCGAGAACGCGATCAGCGCGACGCCGGGGCCGCCGCGGATCGCGTCGCCGATCCGGCGCTCCAGCGCGCGCTCGCCGCAGGGGACGCCGTCGAGCGGCGCGTTCGGCGTCAGCGAGGTCCCCTCCACGATCAGCGCGTCGGCGCGCCGCGGCGCGCGCGCGAGGAAGTCCCGGAACGCGGCCGTGCGCCCGTGTGCCCGGACGTCGCCGGTGTAGATCAGCGTCCTGCCGTTGGCCTCGACGACCAGGCTGAAGCCGCCGAACGCGCTGTGGTCGGCGCGGAACGGCGTGACGCGGAACGGCCCGAGCGCGAACGAGCGGCCGTCCTCGAGGAAGCCGGCCGGCGTCGGCGCGGCGGGATGGCGGGCGAACCGCGCATCCGGACGACCGACGAACGGCGCGGCCGGACGGCGGACGAACGGCGCGGCGGCGGCGATCATGTCCGCCGCCGGCTTGCCGATGTAGACCGGCAGATCGGGCCGCGCGAACGGCAGCAGCCCGTAGTGGTCGAGGTGGGGGTGGGAGATCACGACGGCGAGGAGCGAGCCGTCGCCGGCGCTCGTCAGCCCTTCGACCGGCGGCACGGCCGCCGCCGGATCGACGGCGTCGCCGAGCGGCAGCCCGAGATCGAGCAGCAGCCGGCGGCCGCCGCTCTCCAACTCCACGCAGTTTCCCCCGACCTCCCGCGCGCCGCGGTGGATGCGGACCCTCATCGGGGCGCCTTCGTCGAAACGGAGTCGTTCATCGCCGCCATGATGAGGCGCGACGCGGCACGATATGTGCCGCGGTCGGCGCGGAGCGGAAGTTCTGTCCGCGGTGCGCCGGGCGGGCGGATCGTCGCCGCGGCCC belongs to bacterium and includes:
- a CDS encoding MBL fold metallo-hydrolase — translated: MRVRIHRGAREVGGNCVELESGGRRLLLDLGLPLGDAVDPAAAVPPVEGLTSAGDGSLLAVVISHPHLDHYGLLPFARPDLPVYIGKPAADMIAAAAPFVRRPAAPFVGRPDARFARHPAAPTPAGFLEDGRSFALGPFRVTPFRADHSAFGGFSLVVEANGRTLIYTGDVRAHGRTAAFRDFLARAPRRADALIVEGTSLTPNAPLDGVPCGERALERRIGDAIRGGPGVALIAFSPQNVDRWVTAYRAATIAARRVFVTDVYGEAIARAVGRASVPHAGHSNYRVFVPDAQRRQAAALGVDAAARVSADEIAAAPRRFALLFRPGVVAALERRGLLRGATLVWSQWRGYLEDGRGAATLELIARRGMRREDLHTSGHAAPRDLRRLAETLMPKSLVPIHTAAPERFRELYDAVDPRPDGEWWAT